One window from the genome of Salvia splendens isolate huo1 chromosome 9, SspV2, whole genome shotgun sequence encodes:
- the LOC121746533 gene encoding DNA mismatch repair protein MSH2-like translates to MGDNFEEHNKLPELKLDAKQAQGFISFFKKLDADPRAIRFFDRKDYYTTHGENATFIAKTYYHTTTAVRQLGSGSDAISSVSVSKNMFETVARDLLLERTDHTLELYEGNGANWRLVKSGSPGNLGSFEEILFANNEMQDSPAIVAVLSNLRESGCTVGLGYVDLTKRVLGLAEFPDDSHYTNLESTLVALGCKECLLPGDIAKSSDFKSLTDALSRCGVMVMERKRVEFKGRDLVQDLGRLVKGSIDPVRDLLAAFEFAPSALGCVMSYADLLADETNYGNYKIQRYDLDSYMRLDSAVMRALNVMESKSDANKNFSLFGLLNRTCTAGMGKRLLHMWLKQPLLDVDEINSRLDLVQAFVEDAALRQDLRQHLKRISDIERLTRSLEKKKASLVHVVKLYQSSIRLPFIKNALEQYNGQFALLIKERYLDPLDTWTDDKHLNRFIALVETSVDLDQLENGEYMISSGYDSQLLTLKNEQESLEQAIHDLHRKAANDLDLPIDKALKLEKGTQYGYAFRITKKEEPKVRKKLNVHFIVLETRKDGVKFTNTKLKKLSDQYQKVVEEYKSCQRELVARVVQTAASFSEVFEGLAWTLSEMDVLLSFADLAAGSPTAYTRPTISPPDEGDIILEGSRHPCVEAQDWVNFIPNDCKLLRGKSWFQIITGPNMGGKSTFIRQVGVNILMAQIGSFVPCDNASISIRDCIFARVGAGDCQLRGVSTFMQEMLETASILKGATNRSLIIIDELGRGTSTYDGFGLAWAICEHIVEVIQAPTLFATHFHELTALAPESASNEQSSKKLPGVSNYHVSAHIDSSSRKLTMLYKVEPGACDQSFGIHVAEFANFPESVVALARAKASELEDFSPAAILPSDPKEVGTKRKRAEDSDDVTKGAERARQFLKDFSELPLDKMELEQALEQVRKLKEGLEKDAVNSCWLQKFF, encoded by the exons ATGGGCGACAATTTTGAGGAGCACAACAAGCTTCCCGAACTCAAACTCG ATGCCAAACAAGCTCAAGGGTTTATCTCATTCTTCAAAAAGCTAGACGCT GACCCACGAGCCATTCGATTCTTCGATCGCAAG GATTACTATACTACACATGGAGAGAATGCAACCTTCATTGCCAAGACCTATTACCACACAACAACTGCTGTGCGCCAACTAGGAAGTGGCTCGGATGCCATTTCTAGTGTCAGTGTAAGCAAGAATATGTTTGAGACTGTGGCCCGCGACCTTCTTTTGGAGAGGACTGATCACACTCTTGAACTGTATGAGGGCAATGGAGCGAATTGGAGACTTGTGAAAAGTGGAAGCCCTGGAAATTTAGGCAGTTTTGAAGAGATTCTGTTTGCCAATAATGAAATGCAGGACTCTCCAGCAATTGTAGCTGTCCTATCAAATTTACGTGAAAGTGGATGTACTGTAGGGTTAGGCTATGTCGATCTTACTAAGAGAGTACTTGGATTGGCTGAGTTCCCTGATGATAGCCACTATACAAATTTGGAGTCAACTCTTGTTGCTCTTGGCTGTAAGGAATGCCTTCTGCCTGGAGATATTGCAAAATCTAGCGATTTTAAATCATTAACTGATGCATTGTCCAGGTGTGGTGTAATGGTGATGGAAAGAAAAAGGGTTGAGTTTAAAGGGAGAGATTTGGTACAAGATCTTGGTAGGCTTGTGAAAGGCTCGATAGATCCAGTAAGAGATCTGCTTGCTGCATTTGAATTTGCACCCAGTGCTCTTGGGTGTGTAATGTCTTACGCAGATCTACTTGCAGATGAGACCAATTATGGTAACTACAAGATCCAAAGGTATGATCTTGATAGTTATATGAGATTAGATTCTGCTGTAATGAGGGCACTAAATGTCATGGAGAGCAAATCTGATGCTAATAAAAACTTTAGCTTATTTGGTCTCTTGAATAGAACCTGTACCGCAGGAATGGGCAAGCGCCTATTGCACATGTGGCTGAAACAACCCCTGTTAGATGTAGATGAGATAAACTCTAGGCTGGATTTGGTACAAGCTTTTGTGGAGGATGCTGCCCTACGCCAAGATCTAAGGCAGCATTTGAAAAGAATTTCAGATATTGAGCGACTGACGCGCTCTCTTGAGAAGAAAAAAGCTAGTCTAGTTCACGTTGTTAAGCTTTATCAG TCTAGCATCAGGCTTCCATTCATAAAAAATGCATTGGAACAGTACAATGGACAATTTGCTTTGTTGATTAAGGAGAGGTACTTGGATCCTCTAGACACATGGACTGATGATAAGCATTTGAACAGATTCATTGCTCTTGTCGAAACTTCTGTCGACCTTGATCAACTTGAGAATGGAGAATACATGATTTCATCAGGGTATGATTCACAGTTATTGACTTTGAAAAACGAGCAAGAGTCTCTGGAACAAGCGATACATGATTTACACAGAAAAGCTGCTAATGATCTTGATCTGCCCATTGATAAAGCTCTGAAACTAGAGAAAGGGACACAATATGGATATGCTTTTAGGATTACCAAAAAGGAGGAGCCAAAAGTGAGGAAAAAGCTCAATGTGCACTTTATTGTTCTTGAAACTCGCAAGGATGGGGTGAAGTTCACAAACACTAAGCTAAAGAAACTAAGTGACCAATACCAGAAGGTGGTTGAGGAATATAAAAGTTGCCAGAGAGAATTGGTTGCCCGAGTAGTCCAAACTGCTGCAAGTTTTTCAGAG GTGTTTGAAGGATTAGCTTGGACGCTTTCTGAGATGGATGTTTTACTTAGTTTTGCAGATTTGGCTGCTGGGTCCCCCACCGCTTACACACGACCTACCATCTCTCCACCA GATGAGGGAGATATTATTTTAGAAGGGAGTCGGCATCCTTGTGTTGAAGCTCAAGACTGGGTGAACTTTATCCCTAATGATTGCAAGCTT CTTAGGGGGAAAAGCTGGTTCCAGATTATCACAGGACCTAATATGGGTGGAAAATCAACATTCATACGACAG GTTGGTGTGAATATTCTAATGGCACAGATCGGTTCTTTCGTTCCATGTGACAATGCTAGCATTTCTATACGTGACTGCATTTTCGCTCGTGTGGGCGCTGGTGACTGCCAG CTACGTGGGGTTTCAACATTCATGCAAGAAATGCTAGAGACAGCATCTATCTTGAAAGGAGCAACAAACAGGTCGTTAATCATCATTGATGAGCTAGGTCGTGGCACGTCAACATATGATGGATTTG GCCTAGCTTGGGCAATTTGTGAGCATATAGTTGAAGTGATACAAGCACCCACACTATTTGCAACTCACTTTCATGAGCTGACTGCCTTAGCTCCTGAAAGTGCTAGCAACGAGCAATCTTCCAAGAAACTTCCAGGAGTATCTAATTATCATGTGAGCGCACACATTGATTCGTCAAGTCGCAAGCTTACGATGCTTTACAAg GTTGAACCAGGAGCCTGTGATCAAAGTTTTGGCATACATGTTGCGGAATTTGCTAACTTCCCAGAAAGCGTTGTTGCCCTTGCCCGAGCTAAGGCTTCTGAATTAGAAGATTTCTCACCAGCAGCAATTTTACCATCTGATCCCAAAGAG GTTGGAACCAAACGGAAGCGAGCAGAGGACTCTGATGATGTAACTAAGGGCGCCGAACGGGCTCGCCAGTTCTTGAAGGACTTCTCTGAGCTACCATTAGATAAGATGGAGTTGGAACAAGCGCTAGAACAAGTCAGAAAATTGAAAGAAGGGTTAGAGAAGGATGCAGTTAACAGCTGCTGGCTCCAGAAATTCTTCTAG
- the LOC121748001 gene encoding transcription factor MYBS1-like, which yields MSGTSRGWSGAGWSREEEKAFENGIAMHWKEECREQSWTKIASMVPTKSILELKHHYLLLIEDVAAIEAGNVPLPDYNPTTAAVSPSLTSTTTHKDPFHHKDKPFLNSSFSPVEPPKGGGGSSRSDQERRKGIPWTEEEHRLFLLGLDKFGKGDWRSISRNFVISRTPTQVASHAQKYFIRLNSMNRDRRRSSIHDITSVSGDNPSSAHLPPPLITGQLAHPPPPATMKHHQRPNMHGLGMYGGAPVGQPVAVPPGRHMASAVGTPVMMPPGHHHHLHQHPHHHTPYVLPVGCPMPPPPPPPMN from the exons ATGTCGGGAACGAGTAGAGGTTGGTCGGGGGCCGGGTGGAGCAGGGAAGAGGAAAAGGCGTTCGAGAATGGCATTGCGATGCACTGGAAGGAGGAATGCAGGGAGCAGAGCTGGACCAAGATTGCTTCAATGGTCCCCACTAAAAGCATTTTAGAATTGAAGCATCACTACCTGCTTCTGATTGAAGATGTTGCTGCCATTGAAGCTGGGAATGTGCCATTGCCTGATTACAATCCCACCACTGCAGCAGTTTCACCTTCATTAACATCCACCACTACTCATAAGGACCCCTTTCATCACAAAGACAAGCCCTTTTTGAACTCTAGCTTCTCCCCAGTCGAGCCGCCCAAGGGTGGTGGAGGCTCCAGCCGTTCCGACCAAGAACGGCGCAAGGGGATTCCCTGGACCGAAGAAGAGCACAG GCTATTTTTACTGGGATTGGACAAGTTTGGGAAGGGGGATTGGAGGAGCATTTCAAGAAACTTTGTGATTTCAAGAACTCCAACACAAGTGGCAAGCCATGCTCAGAAGTATTTCATCCGTTTGAACTCCATGAACAGGGACAGGAGGAGGTCCAGCATACACGACATCACCAGCGTCAGCGGCGACAACCCGTCATCGGCCCACCTGCCACCGCCACTTATAACCGGCCAACTCGCccatccaccaccaccagccacAATGAAGCATCATCAGAGGCCAAACATGCATGGATTAGGCATGTACGGTGGAGCGCCAGTGGGGCAGCCAGTGGCTGTTCCTCCCGGCCGTCACATGGCATCTGCAGTCGGCACTCCCGTAATGATGCCCCCGGGGcatcaccaccacctccaccaacACCCTCACCACCACACACCTTATGTTCTTCCAGTCGGCTGTCCCATGccgcctcctccaccaccacccatGAATTAA